The stretch of DNA GCGCCCGCTGATGGCCGAAGTGGCCGAGCGCCTGGCCGACCGCGTGCTGGTCACCGACGACAACCCGCGTACCGAAGACCCGCAAGGCATCTTCGCCGATATTCGCCCCGGTTTCGCCCAGCCCGCCGACGTCGAGTTCGTCGCTGGCCGCGGTGAGGCTATTGCTCACCTGATCGCCACTGCCGCTGCCAATGACGTGATCGTCCTGGCCGGCAAGGGGCACGAGGACTACCAGGAGATCAATGGCGAGCGCCATGCTTTCTCCGACCTGATCGAAGCCGACAAGGCACTTGCAGCCTGGGAGGCTCCACATGCTTAAGCCCATGACCCTCAGTCAGTTGGCAGGCGCTTTGAATGCGCGCCTGGTCAACGCCGACGCCAGCTTCACCGGTGTCAGCATCGACAGCCGCAGCGTCTCAGCCGGTCAACTGTTCGTAGCCCTGACCGGGCCGCGCTTCGATGGCCATGACTACCTGGCCGACGTGCAAGCCAAAGGTGCTGTCGCTGCGCTGGTCGAGCGCGAAATCGCCGATGTCGATCTGCCGCAGCTGCTGGTCGCCGACAGCCGTGTCGCACTGGGCCAGCTCGGTGCGCTGAACCGCGCCGCGTTCGACAAGCCGGTAGTCGCCATCACCGGCTCCAGTGGCAAGACCACGGTCAAGGAGATGCTCGCCAGCATCCTGCGCACCCGTGGCCTGGTTCACGCCACGCGTGGCAACCTGAACAACGACCTCGGTGCACCACTGACCTTGCTGGAAATCGCCCCGGAGCACAGCGCCGCGGTGATCGAGCTGGGCGCTTCGCGCATCGGCGAGATCCGCTACACCGTCGGGCTGACCCAGCCGCAGGTGGTGATCATCAACAACGCCGGTACTGCCCACGTTGGCGAGTTCGGCGGCCCTGAGAAGATCGTCGAAGCCAAGGGCGAAATCCTCGAAGGCCTGGGCGAGGGCGGCACCGCCATCCTCAACCTGGCTGACAAGGCGTTCGAGATCTGGCGCAAGCGCGCTGGCAACCACCGCATCTTCAGCTTCGCCCTGGACAACCCGCAGGCTGACTTCCATGCCAGCAACATCGGTCGTGATGCCCGTGGTTGCCCGTCGTTCACGCTGCACGGCCCTGATGGCAGTGTGCCTGTGCAACTGAATCTGCTGGGTACTCACAGCGTCAGCAACGCCTTGGCTGCCGCCGCCGCCGCCCATGCCGTTGGTCTGAGCCTGAGTGGCATTGCCGCCGGCCTCAACGCCGTGCAACCGGTCAAGGGCCGCACCGTGGCGCAGATCGCGCCAAACGGCGTGCGGGTAATCGACGACAGCTACAACGCAAATCCCACCTCCATGTGTGCGGCCATTGATATACTCGCCGGCTTTTCCGGGCGCACCGTTCTGGTGCTTGGAGATATCGGCGAACTGGGCCAGTGGGCGGAAGAAGGCCACCGGCAGGTGGGTGATTACGCACGCGGCAAGGTTGACGCCGTGTATGCAACGGGTTCCAACATGAGTCATGCGGTCAAGGCGTTCGGCGCCAATGGCCGTCATTTCGCTACTCAAGCTGAGCTGATCGACGCCGTTCGCGCCGAAACCGCCAGCGACACCACTATCTTGATCAAGGGCTCGCGCAGCGCTGCGATGGAAAACGTCGTGGCTGCATTGTGCGGTGCCAGCGGGGAGAAACATTAATGCTGCTGCTGTTGGCTGAGTATCTGCAACAGTTCCACAAGGGCTTCGCGGTCTTCCAGTACCTGTCCCTGCGCGGGATTCTTGGTGTACTGACCGCGTTGTCGCTGGCGCTGTGGCTGGGGCCGTGGATGATCCGTACCCTGCAGATTCGCCAGATTGGTCAGGCCGTTCGTAACGACGGCCCGCAATCGCACCTGTCCAAGTCCGGTACCCCGACCATGGGGGGCGCACTGATCCTGTCTGCCATCGGCGTCAGCACGTTGCTGTGGGCTGACCTGTCCAACCGCTACGTCTGGACTGTGCTGATCGTCACCCTGCTGTTCGGTGCCATTGGCTGGGTCGACGACTACCGCAAGGTGATCGAAAAGAACTCGCGAGGCTTGCCGAGCCGCTGGAAGTACTTCTGGCAGTCGGTGTTCGGCCTTGGCGCGGCAGTGTTCCTGTACATGACCGCACCAACCAGCGTCGAAACCACCCTGATCGTGCCGTTCCTCAAGGACGTCACCATCCCGCTGGGTATCGGCTTCGTCGTCCTCACCTATTTCGTCATCGTTGGCTCCAGCAATGCGGTCAACCTGACTGACGGCCTCGATGGGCTGGCAATCATGCCAACCGTGATGGTCGGCGGTGCGCTGGGCATCTTCTGCTACCTGTCGGGTAACGTGAAGTTCGCCGAATACCTGCTGATCCCTTATGTGCCGGGCTCGGGCGAGCTGATCGTGTTCTGCGGCGCGCTGATCGGTGCCGGCCTGGGCTTCCTGTGGTTCAACACCTATCCGGCCCAGGTATTCATGGGCGACGTCGGCGCACTGGCGCTGGGCGCCGCCCTGGGTACCATCGCCGTGATCGTGCGCCAGGAAATCGTGCTGTTCATCATGGGCGGCATCTTCGTGATGGAAACCCTGTCGGTGGTGATCCAGGTCGCCTCGTTCAAGCTCACCGGCAAGCGCGTGTTCCGCATGGCGCCGATTCACCACCACTTTGAACTCAAGGGCTGGCCTGAGCCGCGCGTGATCGTCCGTTTCTGGATCATCACCGTGATTCTGGTGCTGATCGGCCTGGCAACCCTGAAACTGAGGTAGAAAAGCGTGTCATTGATCGCTTCCGACCAATTCCGCATCGTTGTCGGCCTCGGCAAGAGCGGCATGTCCCTGGTTCGCTTCCTGGCGAACCGGGGCATTGCCTTTGCGGTCGCCGACACCCGTGAGCAACCGCCGGAACTGGAAACCCTGCGCCGTGATTACCCGCAGGTGGAAGTGCGCTGTGGTGAACTGGACGTGGACTTCCTGTGCCGCGCCAACGAGCTGTACGTGAGCCCGGGGCTGGCCCTTGCTACCCCGGCCCTGCAGCAGGCGGCGGCGCGTGGTGTGCAGCTGTCTGGCGACATCGAGCTGTTCGCCCGCCATGCCAAGGCACCGATCGTGGCGATCAGCGGCTCCAACGCGAAAAGCACCGTCACCACCCTGGTTGGCGAAATGGCCGCCAAGGCCGGCAAACGTGTGGCCGTGGGCGGCAACCTGGGCACCCCGGCGCTGGACCTGCTGAGCGACGACGTCGAGCTGTATGTGCTGGAACTGTCGAGCTTCCAGCTGGAAACCACCGACCAGCTCAACGCCGAAGTCGCCACCGTGCTGAACATCAGCGAAGACCACATGGACCGCTACAGCGGCCTGCCGGCCTACCACCTGGCCAAGCACCGGATCTTCCGTGGTGCCCGTCAGGTCGTGGTCAATCGCCAGGATGCCCTGAGCCGGCCGCTGCCGGTAGAAGGCCGCCCATGCTTCACATTCGGCCTCAACCAGCCGGACTTCAAGGCTTTCGGCCTGCGTGAAGTGGATGGCGAGAAGTACCTGGCATACGAATTCGAAACATTGATGCCGGTGCGTGAGCTGAAGGTTCGCGGCGCCCACAACCAGAGCAACGCCCTGGCGGCCTTGGCCCTCGGCCATGCCGCCGGCCTGCCGTTCGCGCCAATGCTCGAAGCGCTGCGTGAGTTCAAGGGCCTGGCCCACCGCTGCCAGTGGATCCGTGAGCGCAATGCGGTCAACTGGTATGACGATTCCAAGGCCACCAATGTCGGTGCTGCGCTGGCGGCGATCGAAGGCCTGGGCGCGGACATCGAAGGCAAGCTGGTGCTGATCGCCGGTGGCGACGGCAAGGGCGCCGATTTCGCCGCACTGCGCGAGCCGGTCAAACGCTTCTGCCGCGCCGTGGTGTTGCTCGGCCGTGATGCTGAGCGCTTGGCCGAGGCCTTGGGCGATGACGTACCGCTGGTGCGGGTCAAGACCCTGGACGACGCCGTGCAGCAAAGCGCCGAACTGGCCGAGGCGGGCGATGCCG from Pseudomonas putida encodes:
- the murD gene encoding UDP-N-acetylmuramoyl-L-alanine--D-glutamate ligase encodes the protein MSLIASDQFRIVVGLGKSGMSLVRFLANRGIAFAVADTREQPPELETLRRDYPQVEVRCGELDVDFLCRANELYVSPGLALATPALQQAAARGVQLSGDIELFARHAKAPIVAISGSNAKSTVTTLVGEMAAKAGKRVAVGGNLGTPALDLLSDDVELYVLELSSFQLETTDQLNAEVATVLNISEDHMDRYSGLPAYHLAKHRIFRGARQVVVNRQDALSRPLPVEGRPCFTFGLNQPDFKAFGLREVDGEKYLAYEFETLMPVRELKVRGAHNQSNALAALALGHAAGLPFAPMLEALREFKGLAHRCQWIRERNAVNWYDDSKATNVGAALAAIEGLGADIEGKLVLIAGGDGKGADFAALREPVKRFCRAVVLLGRDAERLAEALGDDVPLVRVKTLDDAVQQSAELAEAGDAVLLSPACASLDMFKNFEERGRLFAQAAGGLA
- a CDS encoding UDP-N-acetylmuramoyl-tripeptide--D-alanyl-D-alanine ligase, giving the protein MLKPMTLSQLAGALNARLVNADASFTGVSIDSRSVSAGQLFVALTGPRFDGHDYLADVQAKGAVAALVEREIADVDLPQLLVADSRVALGQLGALNRAAFDKPVVAITGSSGKTTVKEMLASILRTRGLVHATRGNLNNDLGAPLTLLEIAPEHSAAVIELGASRIGEIRYTVGLTQPQVVIINNAGTAHVGEFGGPEKIVEAKGEILEGLGEGGTAILNLADKAFEIWRKRAGNHRIFSFALDNPQADFHASNIGRDARGCPSFTLHGPDGSVPVQLNLLGTHSVSNALAAAAAAHAVGLSLSGIAAGLNAVQPVKGRTVAQIAPNGVRVIDDSYNANPTSMCAAIDILAGFSGRTVLVLGDIGELGQWAEEGHRQVGDYARGKVDAVYATGSNMSHAVKAFGANGRHFATQAELIDAVRAETASDTTILIKGSRSAAMENVVAALCGASGEKH
- the mraY gene encoding phospho-N-acetylmuramoyl-pentapeptide-transferase, whose protein sequence is MLLLLAEYLQQFHKGFAVFQYLSLRGILGVLTALSLALWLGPWMIRTLQIRQIGQAVRNDGPQSHLSKSGTPTMGGALILSAIGVSTLLWADLSNRYVWTVLIVTLLFGAIGWVDDYRKVIEKNSRGLPSRWKYFWQSVFGLGAAVFLYMTAPTSVETTLIVPFLKDVTIPLGIGFVVLTYFVIVGSSNAVNLTDGLDGLAIMPTVMVGGALGIFCYLSGNVKFAEYLLIPYVPGSGELIVFCGALIGAGLGFLWFNTYPAQVFMGDVGALALGAALGTIAVIVRQEIVLFIMGGIFVMETLSVVIQVASFKLTGKRVFRMAPIHHHFELKGWPEPRVIVRFWIITVILVLIGLATLKLR